The Lepeophtheirus salmonis unplaced genomic scaffold, UVic_Lsal_1.4 unplaced_contig_15238_pilon, whole genome shotgun sequence genome window below encodes:
- the LOC121131005 gene encoding beta,beta-carotene 15,15'-dioxygenase-like, which produces MTDNYLIFCEQPCGLDARHFANNQRFSGDYGMEYMQGESNYFYIMDKRTGRRMEMSYVTDKPYFFYNFVNCYEYENNVVIDVMGFEDADFSSSMRSPSSRFFRERYSSSKIMRFRLPLSTTSRGMELTYSSYCPSRDSSMMSHGTSRNILRPQYLFRESKLMYPCINPNYNGRKYQFTYGQSGNSIIKFDVENRHTLMWRGENEYWRPCKSMFIPNPSGQYEDEGVLISWVSHSTGDFSKSYMIFIDAHSMKELSRVHCDCPFQLSSLTLSTLPIV; this is translated from the coding sequence ATGACAGACAACTATTTGATCTTTTGTGAGCAGCCCTGTGGATTAGATGCGAGACACTTTGCTAACAACCAAAGATTCTCAGGAGATTATGGCATGGAGTATATGCAAGGAGAAAGCAATTACTTCTACATCATGGACAAAAGAACTGGTAGACGCATGGAAATGAGCTACGTGACGGATAAACCATACTTCTTCTACAACTTTGTCAACTGCTACGAGTATGAGAACAACGTTGTCATTGATGTCATGGGCTTTGAGGACGCTGATTTCTCTTCATCCATGAGATCTCCTTCCTCTCGATTCTTCCGAGAGAGATACTCTTCTTCCAAAATCATGAGATTCCGTCTTCCTCTCAGCACCACCTCCAGGGGAATGGAATTGACTTATTCTTCCTACTGCCCCTCTAGAGATTCCTCCATGATGAGTCATGGAACTAGCAGGAATATTCTTCGTCCTCAGTACTTGTTTCGTGAGTCCAAACTGATGTATCCCTGTATCAACCCCAATTACAATGGTAGAAAGTATCAATTCACATATGGCCAGAGtggaaattcaataattaaattcgaTGTTGAGAATAGACACACTCTGATGTGGAGAGGCGAAAATGAGTATTGGAGACCTTGTAAAAGTATGTTTATTCCTAATCCATCTGGGCAATATGAAGATGAGGGTGTTCTCATTTCTTGGGTCTCTCATTCTACTGGAGACTTTTCCAAATCCTACATGATTTTCATCGATGCTCATAGTATGAAGGAGTTGTCTCGTGTTCATTGTGACTGTCCATTTCAATTGAGTTCTCTGACTCTTTCTACTCTCCCCATTGTTT